TCCCAAACTTTTAGAGTGTGATTATCTCCATCTAAACTATCTTCTGGGCCAAAATAAGGGCTGCTACCGCAAGCAGAAACCATCCGCTTTCCATCAGGGGTAATTGCAATAGCAGTCACCGCAGTCATATGACCGCTGAGAGTAAAAATTTGTTTTCCTGTTTGCAAATCCGAGATTTTGATATCGCCATGCGATCCATAAATTATCCGGTTACCATCGGGTGTGAATGTGACTGGATCTAACCAACTGCAATTGGCGACCAAAGAAAGCAGTTCCTCGCCTGTTTCGATTTTCCATAGTTTGAGATTTTTATTATCTAAACCCGAAATTATCTGTTTGCCATCCGGTGCGATCGCCATAGCATTCACAAACTTGCTTTTATGACGAGAAAATGTAGAAACTTCCTGTTTCGTTGACAAATCCCAAACTTTGATAGTGTTGTCTCTTAAGCCAGAAATTACCCGTTTTCCATCAGGTGTAATTACCAGCATTGTTACCGGGCTACTATAAATAGCGGGGGTAGAAAGTTGCTCTTTCGGTTCTAAATTCCAAAGTTTGAGCGTATTGTCCCTCGACGCAGAAATTACTAGCTTACTATTGGGATGTAAGGCGACAGAAGTTATCCGATCGGTATGACCGATTAAATTAATTAACTCTTGTCCTGTTTCCAAATCCCAAACTTTGAGAGTTCTTTCTGTAGCATTGGCGATCGCCTTCTTACTATCTGGCGTAACTGCGACCAAATATAAAGGATGATTGGTATATTGAGTGTAGCCGGTCAGCTTAAACAGTTCCTCACCTGTTTGTATATTCCAGACTTTGAAACTGCTTTTACCAAGACCTTCATAAGGGCCAGAAATGATTTTTTTGCCATTTGGTGTAAATGTTACAGCGGCGATCCAATCCCTATGAGTTGCGTGCGTAACTAGGGCTTTTCCTGTTTCCAAATCCCAGATACTTGTGTTGTTCCACGAAACAGAGATGATGCGATTGTTGGAAATTGCTGCTACCGCCCTAAAACCGCGATCGTCTCCAAAAGATAGCAGTTGTTCTCCGCTTTCCAAATCGCAAACTTTGATGTTTTTTTCATCAGTACCAAAAATTAAGTGCTTGCTATCTGGCGTGAAGGCGATCGCTTCATTTTTCATCCCCGTCGAAACTGAAAAAGTAAAAACTTCTTCTCCAGTTTCCAAATTCCAGACTTTGCGAGTTTTGCCCCAAGAACCGGAAATCATCCGTTTCCCATTTGGCGTGATGGAAATAAATTGTATACCACCAGTATCATCGTTTAAAGTAAATAATTCTTCCCCTGTTTGCAAATCCCAAACTTTGAGAGTACTGTCCCAAGAACCGGAGATTACTTTTTTGCCATCTGGGGTAATGGCGATCGATTCTACCGAATTAACATGACCGCTGAGAGTAAAAACTTCCTGTTCTGTTTGCAAATCCCAAACTTTCAGCGTCGTATCAGATGAACCGGAAACAAATCGCCTACCATCCGGTGCGATCGCCACTGCATTTACCGCGCCCGTATGACCTGTAAACGTGCGTAGCAAGCAACCACCGGGATGCACCAAGCTAGCAGTTAAAGGACGCAACCAAGGCGAATCGCACTCCTGTTTAGCTACTTCCAACATCGCCTGAATTTCTGGAACTGGAAAAGATTGCAAACGCCCCAATAATTGCGCTGCTAGTTGCGTTTTATCTTCATTTATGATATGTGCTGATAGGCGAATCGCGGCTTGAATTAATCGCAAACAATGCTTTTGTTCTGCGTCAAGGGGAAAATTCGGATGCAAAGCGAATTTGTAATCGTCAATTAGCTGCTGCGGTGGGAAAGCAGAAATTTTGGCTTTGATAAAATCGAAATCAGTTAATAATTTTAGCAGTGGTCCGCTTTGGGATTTAGCAGCTAAAGCAGCAGGTAGTTTGGCGAGAAATTCTCCCTGCTGTTCTGGCGACATACTGGCTAATTTGGTTTTAAAATCGCTCATATTTACTCCATTTTTAAATTTATCTGAAAATTCATTATAAAATTTATTTCCATTTATATGATGCTTGCTTAATGTTCTGGTAATTTTCATCTAAAGAGGATTGTAATAATAAAATTGCGGCGATGCGACGCGCCATATTCATTACTTCGCGCACCTCGTCTTTAGTTAGCGATCGCCCTAATAATTTTTCCTCTCGATAGGAAAG
The nucleotide sequence above comes from Aerosakkonema funiforme FACHB-1375. Encoded proteins:
- a CDS encoding WD40 repeat domain-containing protein → MSDFKTKLASMSPEQQGEFLAKLPAALAAKSQSGPLLKLLTDFDFIKAKISAFPPQQLIDDYKFALHPNFPLDAEQKHCLRLIQAAIRLSAHIINEDKTQLAAQLLGRLQSFPVPEIQAMLEVAKQECDSPWLRPLTASLVHPGGCLLRTFTGHTGAVNAVAIAPDGRRFVSGSSDTTLKVWDLQTEQEVFTLSGHVNSVESIAITPDGKKVISGSWDSTLKVWDLQTGEELFTLNDDTGGIQFISITPNGKRMISGSWGKTRKVWNLETGEEVFTFSVSTGMKNEAIAFTPDSKHLIFGTDEKNIKVCDLESGEQLLSFGDDRGFRAVAAISNNRIISVSWNNTSIWDLETGKALVTHATHRDWIAAVTFTPNGKKIISGPYEGLGKSSFKVWNIQTGEELFKLTGYTQYTNHPLYLVAVTPDSKKAIANATERTLKVWDLETGQELINLIGHTDRITSVALHPNSKLVISASRDNTLKLWNLEPKEQLSTPAIYSSPVTMLVITPDGKRVISGLRDNTIKVWDLSTKQEVSTFSRHKSKFVNAMAIAPDGKQIISGLDNKNLKLWKIETGEELLSLVANCSWLDPVTFTPDGNRIIYGSHGDIKISDLQTGKQIFTLSGHMTAVTAIAITPDGKRMVSACGSSPYFGPEDSLDGDNHTLKVWDLSTRKELFTFTGDPRKVNAVAITPDGKRIIYGTDNQNNVNLKIWNLETRKSPIPLSGHFKKVNALAISPNGNFMVSVADDTTLKVWNLSSLEAIASFTAEDGLESCAVAPDGVTIVAGERSGRLHFLRLEGLTQPEF